The following proteins are encoded in a genomic region of Haloarcula marina:
- a CDS encoding AAA family ATPase, whose amino-acid sequence MVEVFAVASGKGGTGKTTSTVALGMALADQYDVTVVDADTGMANLLFHAGLSDVETTLHDVLAEDAAVGEAAYERFGMTVVPCGTSLDGFRESDPTRLREVVATLAADTDVLLLDSPPALDSRAAVLPVVMADRTVIVLQPTIPAISDGLKVQEYATSYGTDVAGVLFNKVRDDERIDDVAAKTDRYFEGSTLATVPESERAREARRAGRPLLAHAPDCAAATAYRAAADSLSIRRGDSEAVADRFRSAVIPDTP is encoded by the coding sequence ATGGTCGAAGTGTTCGCGGTGGCCAGCGGCAAGGGTGGGACCGGCAAGACCACGAGCACGGTCGCGCTGGGGATGGCGCTCGCCGACCAGTACGACGTGACCGTGGTCGACGCCGACACCGGAATGGCGAACCTGCTCTTTCACGCGGGCCTCTCTGACGTGGAAACGACGCTCCACGACGTGTTGGCCGAGGACGCCGCGGTCGGTGAGGCGGCATACGAGCGGTTCGGGATGACCGTCGTTCCCTGCGGGACGAGTCTCGACGGCTTCCGCGAGTCAGACCCGACGCGGCTACGCGAGGTGGTGGCGACGCTCGCCGCCGACACCGACGTACTCTTGCTCGACTCGCCGCCGGCGCTCGACAGTCGGGCGGCGGTTCTACCGGTCGTGATGGCCGACCGGACGGTCATCGTCCTCCAGCCGACGATTCCGGCCATCTCCGACGGCCTGAAAGTACAGGAGTACGCCACCTCGTACGGAACCGACGTTGCGGGCGTCTTGTTCAACAAGGTTCGGGACGACGAGCGTATCGACGACGTGGCCGCGAAGACCGACCGCTACTTCGAGGGGTCGACGCTGGCGACGGTGCCCGAGAGCGAACGGGCGCGGGAGGCGCGCCGTGCCGGGCGACCCTTGCTCGCCCACGCTCCGGACTGTGCGGCGGCCACTGCCTATCGGGCGGCCGCCGATTCGCTGTCGATTCGTCGCGGCGACTCCGAGGCCGTCGCCGACCGATTCCGCAGCGCCGTCATTCCGGACACGCCATGA
- a CDS encoding HTH domain-containing protein yields the protein MSPPGREVQYTESDVIEVFKDRDDYAEPLTASEVADRLGCSRRTALNKLHSLESETDITSKKVGGRSRVWWIPVRTS from the coding sequence ATGTCACCGCCCGGACGTGAAGTCCAGTACACTGAATCAGATGTCATCGAAGTGTTCAAAGACCGGGACGACTACGCCGAACCCCTGACCGCGTCGGAAGTGGCCGACCGACTCGGGTGTTCCCGTCGGACGGCGCTGAACAAACTCCACAGCCTCGAATCCGAGACGGACATCACGAGCAAGAAAGTGGGTGGCCGGTCGCGGGTGTGGTGGATTCCCGTCCGGACGAGCTAA
- a CDS encoding helix-turn-helix transcriptional regulator, translated as MHPDEDAFGDVQFLTGSPQRFSVLSTLADTPARPCELCEQVDATRTTIQRILAGFREREWVVKHDGDYRLTVTGRDVYHRYRSFVAGVERAQTFGPIATCLGSVADELPASALENADITVSSDGNPLAALDRFTEWFRNVENDIYAVSPIVAKPFNEVGAELLQSGISIEFVIDERVLEQSEESFMGDLTHGLEHEEITMYVHDERLSFGFIVDGERCCVAGYDERNNMRAILETRGDAVVEWAMDAFERRRQRAQPLQNLYS; from the coding sequence ATGCATCCAGACGAGGACGCATTCGGGGATGTCCAGTTCCTCACGGGTTCCCCGCAACGATTCAGCGTGTTGTCGACGCTGGCAGACACCCCGGCACGTCCCTGCGAACTGTGCGAGCAGGTCGATGCGACCAGAACGACGATTCAGCGCATCCTCGCGGGCTTCAGAGAGCGAGAGTGGGTCGTGAAACACGACGGCGACTACCGACTGACCGTGACCGGTCGGGACGTGTACCACCGCTACCGGTCGTTCGTCGCCGGCGTCGAGCGAGCACAGACGTTCGGACCGATAGCGACGTGTCTCGGGTCCGTCGCCGACGAGTTGCCAGCGAGTGCGCTGGAAAACGCAGACATTACCGTCAGTTCTGACGGGAATCCACTCGCCGCGCTCGACCGGTTCACCGAGTGGTTCCGGAACGTCGAGAACGACATCTACGCGGTGTCGCCCATCGTCGCCAAGCCGTTCAACGAAGTGGGCGCGGAGTTACTGCAGTCGGGGATAAGCATCGAGTTCGTCATCGACGAGCGAGTCCTCGAACAGTCCGAAGAGTCGTTCATGGGCGACCTGACCCACGGACTGGAACACGAGGAGATAACGATGTACGTCCACGACGAGCGACTCTCGTTTGGCTTCATCGTGGACGGCGAGCGGTGCTGCGTGGCCGGATACGACGAGCGGAACAACATGCGAGCCATCTTGGAGACTCGCGGTGACGCCGTCGTCGAGTGGGCGATGGACGCCTTCGAGCGACGACGGCAGCGAGCCCAACCACTGCAGAATCTGTACTCCTGA
- a CDS encoding arylsulfatase has protein sequence MANERHFQGRIGRTYDESEPWWPEQTRAPEDAPNVLMVVLDDVGFGQLGCYGGLVDTPNIDRLADNGLQYNNFHTTALCSPTRSCLMTGRNHHSNAMAGISEVSTGFPGYNGHIPHENGFVSETLVEEGYSTHALGKWHLTPAESGSAAGPYDQWPLGRGFERFYGFLGGDTDQYTPNLVYDNHQVDPPSTPDEGYHLTEDIADRAIEFIGDAKQVDPDKPFFTYFCPGACHAPHQVPREWADKYEGEFDMGWDEARERILERQIEMGVVPEGTDLSPHNPDVDEWDSLSDDEQRLYARMMEVFAGFLEHTDAQIGRVLDYLEELGELDDTLVVLVSDNGASPEGGPTGSVDENRFFNNVPESLEDNLEAMDELGGPKYFNHYPWGWTWAGNTPFQRWKRETHRGGASDPMVVSWPNGIEASGEIRDQFVHAIDVMPTILEAIGIEPPDEIKGVSQSPIEGTSFAFTFDEPDAPERHTTQYFEMFAYRAIYHDGWRAVHPWPLGDPITAEDLSATSLAESGWELYNLDEDFSEAHDVASEHPEKVLELVQLWWTEAGKHDVLPLDGRGVERFAEARPEPGKPRDQYVYYPGGQYVPENAAVKVLNRNHSLTADLQIPDDGAEGVLLAHGSRSGGYSLYVDDDRLCYVHNYVGVEEYEVVADEPLPAGEIQVRMEFETTGQANPGEGEGAPGLVRLYYGDEQVGEGEIPVTIPITTGLTAGLSCGRDALNAVTDQYRDRMPFAFTGDIARVTVDVSGEPFVHADKEMDRIMARE, from the coding sequence ATGGCAAACGAACGCCATTTCCAGGGGCGAATCGGCCGAACGTACGACGAATCGGAACCGTGGTGGCCCGAGCAAACTCGGGCCCCCGAGGACGCGCCGAACGTCCTGATGGTCGTCTTAGACGACGTCGGATTCGGGCAACTGGGTTGTTACGGCGGCCTCGTCGACACGCCGAACATCGACCGACTCGCCGACAACGGCCTCCAGTACAACAACTTCCACACGACGGCGCTGTGCTCGCCAACTCGGTCCTGTCTCATGACCGGTCGGAACCATCACTCGAACGCGATGGCCGGTATCTCCGAGGTATCGACGGGATTCCCCGGCTACAACGGCCACATCCCACACGAGAACGGGTTCGTTTCGGAGACGCTCGTCGAGGAGGGTTACAGTACGCACGCCCTCGGGAAGTGGCACCTCACGCCAGCGGAGTCCGGCAGTGCCGCGGGGCCGTACGACCAGTGGCCGCTCGGTCGTGGCTTCGAACGATTCTACGGCTTCCTCGGCGGTGATACGGACCAGTACACACCGAATCTCGTCTACGACAACCACCAGGTCGACCCCCCGTCGACACCCGACGAGGGATATCACCTGACCGAGGACATCGCCGACCGTGCCATCGAGTTTATCGGCGACGCGAAACAGGTCGACCCGGACAAACCGTTCTTCACGTACTTCTGTCCCGGCGCGTGTCACGCGCCGCATCAAGTGCCACGGGAGTGGGCTGATAAGTACGAAGGCGAGTTCGACATGGGTTGGGACGAAGCCCGCGAGCGGATACTCGAACGCCAGATAGAGATGGGCGTCGTCCCCGAAGGCACCGACCTGTCGCCGCACAACCCCGATGTCGACGAATGGGACTCGCTCTCGGACGACGAACAGCGACTCTACGCCCGCATGATGGAGGTGTTCGCCGGGTTCTTAGAACACACCGACGCACAAATCGGCCGGGTCCTCGACTACCTCGAGGAACTCGGCGAACTCGACGACACGCTCGTCGTGCTCGTCTCGGACAACGGAGCGAGCCCCGAGGGCGGCCCGACGGGTTCCGTCGACGAGAACCGATTCTTCAACAACGTCCCGGAATCGCTCGAAGACAACCTCGAAGCGATGGACGAACTGGGTGGCCCGAAGTACTTCAACCACTACCCGTGGGGGTGGACGTGGGCCGGGAACACGCCCTTCCAGCGCTGGAAGCGAGAGACGCACCGCGGCGGCGCGTCCGACCCGATGGTGGTCTCGTGGCCGAACGGTATCGAGGCGAGCGGCGAGATTCGCGACCAGTTCGTCCACGCCATCGACGTGATGCCGACCATTCTGGAAGCTATCGGCATCGAACCACCGGACGAAATCAAGGGCGTCTCCCAGTCGCCCATCGAGGGGACGAGCTTCGCGTTCACGTTCGACGAACCGGACGCTCCCGAGCGACACACGACCCAGTACTTCGAGATGTTCGCCTACCGCGCCATCTACCACGACGGCTGGCGCGCGGTCCACCCGTGGCCGCTCGGCGACCCCATCACCGCTGAGGACCTCTCTGCGACCAGTTTAGCGGAATCCGGCTGGGAGCTGTACAACCTCGACGAGGACTTCTCGGAGGCCCACGACGTGGCGTCCGAACATCCGGAGAAAGTGCTGGAACTCGTCCAACTCTGGTGGACCGAAGCCGGGAAGCACGACGTCCTGCCGCTCGACGGCCGCGGCGTCGAGCGCTTCGCCGAAGCGCGACCCGAACCCGGGAAGCCTCGCGACCAGTACGTCTACTACCCGGGTGGACAGTACGTGCCCGAGAACGCGGCCGTCAAGGTGCTCAACCGGAACCACAGTCTCACCGCGGACCTGCAGATTCCGGACGACGGCGCCGAAGGCGTCCTTCTCGCTCACGGCTCTCGGTCTGGCGGGTATTCCCTGTACGTCGACGACGATAGGCTCTGTTACGTCCACAATTACGTCGGCGTCGAAGAGTACGAAGTCGTCGCCGACGAACCGCTCCCTGCTGGCGAGATACAGGTCCGGATGGAGTTCGAGACGACCGGTCAGGCGAACCCCGGAGAGGGTGAAGGTGCCCCGGGACTAGTGCGACTCTACTACGGCGACGAACAGGTCGGCGAGGGCGAGATACCGGTGACGATTCCGATTACGACCGGGCTTACCGCCGGGTTGAGTTGTGGTCGTGACGCTCTCAACGCCGTCACCGACCAGTACCGCGACCGAATGCCGTTCGCGTTCACCGGTGACATCGCTCGCGTGACCGTCGACGTCAGCGGCGAACCGTTCGTCCACGCGGACAAAGAGATGGATCGCATCATGGCGCGGGAATAA
- a CDS encoding AI-2E family transporter encodes MQAMWPWCRYGDIVLLPASARRQWTPQGAVESVRAIVVIFRTGASLLRAFRILCRHYCLTGTSLNGDRFRRFPHGSSRRRRTARPFVAAAICHRITMPLSRGTQSYQPPMTDSATSNTFLTVFLLLVGVLSVLLAMQFFQAIVLGGLLAYLVAPVNSRLSRRLGDTGGALVTTLGTIVVVLAPLALLLAVAVEQAVAVAQGVELPNFADVLAVVIRWFGTSGDLSTLLASVGDAFRTAIGGLLGRVVRLIGGVTAFLVGVVVFLFTFYYLLRDGDDFVEWVRAAIPFDEATTDELVDRTDHLLWAAVVGNVIVAGVQALLTVLGFLVLGFDNLVFWGVVTFGLSMLPLIGASIIWIPAVVYLAAVGDVVAAAGLAIYGAVIVSGSDNFIRPLAMQRGAQLNPALIVIGIFGGVVLFGFLGLFIGPVVLGLAKTLVELLVANRTDAPGI; translated from the coding sequence ATGCAAGCGATGTGGCCGTGGTGTCGGTATGGGGACATCGTACTCCTTCCCGCGAGCGCTCGTCGGCAGTGGACGCCCCAAGGGGCGGTGGAATCCGTTCGAGCGATAGTTGTGATTTTCCGGACAGGAGCTTCGTTATTGAGGGCGTTTCGAATCCTGTGCCGACATTACTGTCTGACAGGCACATCCTTGAACGGCGATAGATTTCGGCGATTTCCCCACGGTTCGTCCCGTCGTCGACGCACTGCTCGCCCGTTCGTCGCAGCCGCCATATGCCACAGGATAACAATGCCGCTCAGCCGCGGAACTCAGAGCTATCAGCCCCCTATGACCGACAGCGCGACATCGAATACGTTTCTCACGGTCTTTCTCCTCCTGGTCGGTGTGCTATCGGTCCTGCTCGCGATGCAGTTCTTCCAAGCCATCGTGCTGGGCGGCCTACTCGCCTATCTCGTCGCACCGGTGAACTCTCGGCTATCCCGTCGACTTGGCGATACTGGGGGCGCGCTCGTCACGACTCTCGGGACTATCGTCGTCGTTCTCGCGCCGCTCGCCCTCCTGCTCGCTGTCGCAGTCGAACAGGCGGTCGCAGTCGCACAGGGTGTCGAACTTCCGAACTTCGCGGACGTGCTCGCCGTCGTCATCCGGTGGTTCGGAACGAGCGGGGACCTCTCGACGTTGCTCGCTTCGGTGGGAGACGCCTTCAGAACCGCCATCGGTGGTCTCCTCGGACGAGTCGTCCGCCTCATCGGCGGTGTCACGGCGTTTCTCGTCGGGGTGGTGGTGTTCCTCTTTACCTTCTACTACCTCTTGCGAGACGGGGACGACTTCGTCGAGTGGGTCCGTGCGGCGATTCCGTTCGACGAGGCGACGACGGACGAACTGGTCGACCGTACCGACCACCTCCTGTGGGCGGCCGTCGTCGGTAACGTCATCGTTGCTGGCGTGCAAGCGTTACTTACCGTACTCGGGTTTCTCGTCCTCGGTTTCGACAACCTCGTCTTCTGGGGCGTGGTGACGTTCGGCCTCTCGATGCTCCCCCTCATCGGTGCGTCGATAATCTGGATTCCCGCCGTCGTCTATCTCGCCGCCGTCGGGGACGTCGTCGCCGCCGCGGGACTGGCGATATACGGGGCCGTCATCGTGAGCGGGTCGGACAACTTCATCAGACCCCTCGCGATGCAGCGCGGGGCACAGCTCAATCCCGCCCTCATTGTCATCGGTATCTTCGGCGGCGTCGTTCTGTTTGGCTTTCTCGGCCTCTTCATCGGTCCCGTGGTCCTCGGATTGGCGAAAACGCTCGTCGAACTCCTGGTCGCCAACCGCACGGACGCGCCCGGCATCTGA
- a CDS encoding LURP-one-related/scramblase family protein, giving the protein MREKLLTFGNDFLIETDGGTPAFKVDGKALRVRDTIQFRDQQGRPLYRVTERLLRLKETMVIERDGRKIASIQKALVTPLRDRFTVRVEGGSPLHVQGNIFEHEYTITRDGARVATVSKRWFRVRDTYGVEVMPGEDDAFVLAVTAAVDSISSRG; this is encoded by the coding sequence ATGCGCGAGAAACTGCTCACGTTCGGGAACGACTTCCTCATCGAGACAGACGGAGGTACGCCGGCGTTCAAAGTCGACGGAAAGGCCCTCAGAGTCCGCGACACGATTCAGTTCCGGGACCAGCAGGGACGGCCACTCTACCGGGTCACGGAGCGTCTCCTTCGACTCAAGGAGACGATGGTCATCGAGCGGGACGGTCGCAAGATAGCGAGCATCCAGAAGGCCCTCGTGACGCCGCTCAGAGACCGGTTCACCGTTCGGGTCGAGGGAGGGTCGCCGTTGCACGTTCAGGGGAACATCTTCGAGCACGAATACACCATCACGCGCGACGGCGCGCGCGTGGCGACCGTCTCGAAGCGGTGGTTCCGCGTCCGCGACACGTACGGCGTCGAGGTGATGCCGGGCGAAGACGACGCGTTCGTCCTCGCCGTCACTGCGGCCGTCGATTCGATTAGTAGCCGAGGCTAG
- a CDS encoding bile acid:sodium symporter family protein — protein sequence MLRQWPCRGVAMAVILEALARLSVLVFVVSSMLAMGLSLTAGQILRPLRDRRRVATTLLANFVLVPLLGYAILALVPLSEAQSVGVLLLATAAGAPFLPKLVEAAKGDLAFSVGLMVLLMVVTVAYVPIVLPVLLPGVQVNPLDIASSLVVLMLAPLAVGLLVKDRYADTADAVQPVVSQTSSTALVFLVVLMLVLNFQTVLSVIGTGVLIALLLFIAGSFAIGWGLGGSAVDDRSVTGLGTAQRNVSAALIVGAQNFTDPNVLVVLVIGAMLMLVVLLPLGGELGRRTASAAGESTSEGMTTDD from the coding sequence CTGCTACGCCAGTGGCCGTGCCGAGGTGTGGCGATGGCGGTGATTCTCGAAGCACTCGCGCGGCTGTCGGTCCTCGTCTTCGTCGTCTCGAGCATGCTCGCGATGGGACTGAGCCTGACCGCCGGGCAGATACTCCGTCCGCTTCGGGACCGCCGCCGGGTCGCGACGACGCTGCTGGCGAACTTCGTTCTCGTACCGCTGCTGGGGTATGCAATCTTGGCACTCGTTCCGCTCTCGGAGGCCCAGTCGGTTGGCGTGCTCTTGCTGGCGACTGCGGCCGGTGCCCCGTTTCTCCCCAAACTCGTCGAGGCGGCGAAGGGGGATCTCGCCTTCAGCGTCGGCCTGATGGTCCTGCTGATGGTGGTGACCGTCGCATACGTCCCGATAGTGCTGCCGGTGCTGTTACCGGGCGTGCAGGTCAACCCCCTCGATATCGCGAGTTCGCTGGTCGTCCTGATGCTCGCTCCGCTCGCCGTCGGTCTGCTCGTGAAAGACCGGTACGCGGACACTGCCGACGCGGTCCAACCCGTGGTCAGCCAGACGTCGAGTACGGCGCTTGTCTTCCTCGTCGTGCTCATGCTGGTGTTGAACTTCCAGACGGTTCTGAGTGTGATCGGCACCGGCGTCCTCATCGCGTTGCTATTGTTCATCGCTGGCTCGTTCGCAATCGGCTGGGGGCTGGGTGGGTCGGCGGTCGACGACCGGTCGGTCACCGGTCTCGGGACCGCACAGCGAAACGTCTCGGCCGCGCTGATTGTTGGCGCGCAGAACTTCACCGACCCGAACGTCCTCGTCGTCCTCGTCATCGGCGCGATGTTGATGCTGGTCGTCCTGTTGCCACTGGGAGGAGAGTTGGGCAGACGCACCGCCTCGGCCGCGGGAGAGTCCACGAGCGAGGGCATGACGACAGACGACTGA